The Aquila chrysaetos chrysaetos chromosome 16, bAquChr1.4, whole genome shotgun sequence genome has a segment encoding these proteins:
- the LOC115351826 gene encoding digestive cysteine proteinase 1-like, giving the protein MGVQRWLVASALCVAVRGQDYGLSRPPPHFGSIYHVRGVINLPYAEIEEPFEAWYNLTGNESRIQYYGGQVITYQLAAVKPYGMRYKITPETTEKEVNTRKCFQLPGSKEDVVKAQSVFPSIDGFKFLREEYYRGRYCAVWQNVTRWAQKKNVYTLWVTNSSCGVAPVHYEMRGYNSLLGSHYDKYEIAYTDFDNSFPPSIFDLPINETKKCGVLPGSAAEHRVLANPMEDLVGRHQPWAHEVFHHYRRRLGRRYGSARELEHRQSVFVHNMRFVHSRNRAALSYTLALNHLADRTPQELAALRGRRRSGAPNNGQPFPTELYAGLILPESLDWRMYGAVTPVKDQAVCGSCWSFATTGAMEGALFLKTGVLTPLSQQVLIDCSWGFGNYACDGGEEWRAYEWIKKHGGIASTESYGTYKGQNGLCHYNQSEMLAKITGYVNVTSGNITAVKAAIYKHGPVAVSIDASHKTFSFYSNGIYYEPKCANEPGALDHAVLAVGYGVLQGETYWLIKNSWSTYWGNDGYILMAMKDNNCGVATEATYPILA; this is encoded by the exons ATGGGTGTTCAACGTTGGCTCGTGGCCTCTGCGCTCTGCGTCGCCGTCCGGG GACAGGACTATGGGCTCTCCCGCCCACCCCCTCATTTTGGCTCCATCTACCACGTCCGAG GTGTCATTAACCTGCCCTACGCCGAGATCGAGGAGCCCTTCGAAGCCTGGTACAACCTGACGGGAAACGAGAGCCGGATCCAGTATTACGGGG GACAAGTGATAACCTACCAGCTGGCTGCGGTGAAGCCTTACGGGATGCGGTACAAGATCACGCCGGAGACCACCGAGAAGGAGGTGAACACCAGGAAATGCTTCCAGCTGCCCGGCTCCAAGGAGGACGTGGTCAAGGCTCAGAGCGTCTTCCCAAGCATTGATGGCTTCAAG TTCCTGCGGGAGGAGTACTACCGGGGCCGGTACTGCGCCGTCTGGCAGAACGTCACCCGCTGGGCGCAGAAGAAGAACGTCTACACCCTATGGGTGACCAACTCCAGTTGCGGGGTGGCCCCCGTCCACTACGAGATGCGGGGCTACAACAGCCTGCTGGGCTCCCACTACGACAAGTACGAGATCGCCTACACCGACTTCGACAACAGCTTCCCCCCTTCCATCTTCGACCTCCCCATCAATG AGACGAAGAAGTGCGGGGTGCTGCCGGGGAGCGCGGCGGAGCACCGGGTGCTGGCAAACCCCATGGAAGACCTGGTGGGACGGCACCAGCCCTGGGCCCACGAGGTCTTCCACCACTACCGCAGGCGACTGGGGCGGCGGTACGGCTCTGCACGGGAGCTGGAGCACAGGCAGAGCGTCTTCGTGCACAACATGAG GTTCGTGCACTCGAGGAACCGCGCCGCGCTCTCCTACACGCTGGCGCTGAACCACCTGGCCGACCGCACGCCCCAGGAGCTGGCCGCCCTGCGGGGCCGTCGTCGGAGCGGGGCTCCCAACAACGGGCAGCCTTTCCCCACCGAGCTCTACGCCGGCCTCATCCTGCCCGAGAGCCTCGACTGGCGCATGTACG GCGCCGTGACCCCCGTGAAGGACCAGGCCGTCTGCGGGTCCTGCTGGAGCTTTGCTACGACGGGCGCGATGGAGGGTGCCCTCTTCCTCAAG ACCGGCGTGCTGACCCCCCTGTCCCAACAAGTCCTCATCGACTGCTCCTGGGGCTTCGGGAACTACGCCTGCGACGGGGGCGAGGAGTGGCGAGCCTACGAGTGGATCAAGAAACACGGCGGCATCGCCAGCACCGAGTCCTATGGCACCTACAAGGGGCAG AATGGCTTGTGCCACTACAACCAGTCTGAGATGCTGGCCAAGATCACAGGCTACGTCAACGTCACCTCGGGCAACATCACGGCGGTCAAAGCTGCCATCTACAAGCACGGCCCTGTGGCCGTCAGCATCGACGCCTCACACAAGACCTTCTCCTTCTACTCCAACGGCATCTACTACGAGCCCAAGTGCG CAAACGAGCCGGGAGCGCTGGACCACGCGGTGCTGGCTGTGGGCTACGGGGTCCTGCAGGGAGAGACCTACTGGCTCATCAAGAACTCCTGGTCCACGTACTGGGGCAACGACGGCTACATCCTCATGGCCATGAAGGACAACAACTGTGGCGTGGCCACTGAAGCCACCTACCCCATCCTGGCCTGA